The Sulfolobus acidocaldarius DSM 639 genome has a window encoding:
- a CDS encoding FAD-binding oxidoreductase, translating to MCDIEYPDNYEKLSEVIGEAIKRKLKVHIMGYGNHHIGKLPKADICISTKKLDRILEIREADLYAIVQSGVDSLKLQEELEKKNLLLPFVYDGSVGGLFGRNYPSLYSIWFPYPKDFVLGAKILTGEGTVVKSGGVTPKFSSGYKIWKSLSGSLGLLGAYLEIIVRLIPKPEKIMYAEINDVDKVLNERPWGILFSADSGEIKKYAIFAGFQDYLRSVEKEYNISLVDGIPSHDLQCERIFGITTYRGGELDLIKSFSTGIGYFGSGYVKVCDEKALELRRSNISVVVEKGCKEDEDCFGIESEAYKILKNALDPYGIFV from the coding sequence ATGTGCGATATTGAATATCCAGACAATTATGAAAAGTTGAGCGAAGTAATTGGAGAGGCTATTAAAAGGAAACTAAAGGTTCACATAATGGGTTATGGCAATCATCACATTGGTAAGTTGCCTAAGGCTGATATATGCATATCGACTAAGAAATTAGATAGAATATTGGAGATAAGAGAAGCCGACTTATACGCTATAGTGCAAAGTGGTGTGGATAGTTTAAAGTTACAAGAAGAGCTAGAGAAGAAAAACTTACTATTGCCCTTTGTATATGATGGGAGTGTTGGGGGTTTATTTGGGAGAAACTATCCATCGTTATACTCCATTTGGTTCCCATACCCTAAAGATTTTGTTTTAGGAGCTAAGATATTGACAGGAGAGGGTACAGTGGTGAAGAGTGGAGGAGTAACACCAAAATTCTCCAGTGGCTATAAGATTTGGAAATCACTGTCAGGATCACTAGGATTATTAGGAGCCTATTTAGAGATCATTGTAAGACTGATACCTAAACCAGAGAAGATAATGTATGCTGAAATAAACGACGTAGATAAGGTATTAAATGAGAGACCGTGGGGAATACTCTTCTCTGCAGACTCTGGAGAAATAAAGAAATACGCTATATTCGCTGGGTTTCAAGATTACTTGAGGAGTGTAGAGAAGGAGTACAATATTTCTCTTGTTGATGGCATTCCTAGCCATGATCTACAGTGCGAGAGAATTTTCGGGATAACAACATATAGGGGAGGCGAGTTAGATCTGATAAAATCCTTCAGCACTGGTATAGGATATTTCGGTTCTGGGTACGTTAAGGTATGTGATGAGAAAGCCCTAGAACTAAGGAGGAGTAATATCTCAGTGGTTGTGGAAAAAGGTTGTAAGGAGGATGAAGATTGCTTCGGTATTGAAAGTGAAGCATATAAAATTTTAAAAAATGCTTTAGATCCTTACGGAATTTTTGTCTAA
- a CDS encoding CBS domain-containing protein, translating into MMSLSNLLEEPKVIATYGDRIREVISKMREQNQWVVPVLKEKLLVGIISYNDLLKKRISPESKVVNLMSPPISVNLNDDIGRVIAKFYTTRSRAIPVIDEKKRFTGIVTRERVLLQFLNEEEFKKAKVREVMNSPAITIDAEDSVARARWLMSNNNITKLPVIQGKEVAGIISARDILNRLYSISGKKKSSILTEEERLMAMPIKEIMNYPVITVNGAENLHSAVNTLLTRKISGMPVLEGNMIVGMFSGIDALKVIARKFELSMPIEAKLTGELKEGNSRAIIDSILERYLAKLERLTEILDFKVAFKEEAKSENNKKVYQVTARVSTKMGEFIAKERDWDPITALRKAVEKLEDRVIKTSRKMESKRRKPKAEEI; encoded by the coding sequence ATGATGAGCTTATCTAATCTACTAGAGGAACCGAAAGTTATCGCAACTTATGGTGATAGGATAAGGGAAGTTATTAGTAAAATGAGGGAGCAAAACCAATGGGTTGTACCAGTTCTGAAAGAGAAGTTATTAGTTGGTATAATTAGTTACAATGACTTGTTAAAGAAGAGAATTAGTCCTGAATCTAAAGTCGTAAATCTCATGAGCCCTCCAATTTCAGTAAATCTAAATGATGATATTGGAAGAGTCATAGCAAAATTTTACACCACACGAAGTAGAGCGATTCCAGTTATTGACGAGAAGAAGAGGTTTACAGGTATAGTTACACGGGAGAGAGTACTGTTACAGTTCTTAAATGAGGAGGAGTTCAAAAAGGCGAAAGTCAGGGAAGTGATGAACTCCCCTGCAATAACTATAGACGCGGAAGATTCAGTGGCTAGAGCTAGGTGGTTAATGAGTAACAATAACATAACAAAACTCCCTGTTATACAAGGTAAAGAAGTTGCAGGAATTATCAGTGCCAGGGATATACTGAACAGATTATACAGCATTAGCGGAAAGAAGAAGTCCTCCATACTTACTGAGGAAGAGAGATTAATGGCAATGCCGATAAAGGAAATAATGAACTACCCCGTAATAACTGTAAATGGAGCAGAGAATCTTCACTCTGCAGTGAATACTCTACTCACCAGAAAGATATCAGGTATGCCAGTACTAGAAGGTAACATGATTGTGGGAATGTTTAGCGGAATTGATGCGCTTAAAGTTATTGCAAGGAAATTCGAACTTTCTATGCCGATAGAGGCTAAGTTAACTGGTGAACTTAAGGAGGGCAATTCAAGGGCAATAATAGACTCCATCTTAGAGAGGTATTTAGCTAAACTGGAAAGATTGACTGAAATTCTTGATTTTAAGGTCGCCTTTAAGGAGGAGGCAAAAAGCGAAAATAATAAGAAAGTCTACCAAGTCACCGCTAGGGTTTCCACCAAGATGGGTGAATTCATTGCAAAGGAAAGAGACTGGGATCCAATAACTGCGTTAAGGAAAGCAGTGGAGAAGTTAGAGGACAGAGTGATTAAGACATCGAGAAAAATGGAGAGCAAAAGGAGAAAACCCAAGGCAGAAGAGATTTGA
- a CDS encoding (Fe-S)-binding protein: MGLEEALKCVHCGFCLESCPTYVVTRSEIHSPRGRITAVKLGIDSEGLKTCMFCRKCEIACPSGVKYSEIFVNSRKSNPLERSMLRLLEKPSSLALPLKIGMGVETSLPLEYRDQNEDLIIFPGCLTSVISRSSVEKAVKYFKGLGYNVKVINTCCGLAHSHVGENKRAMDIVQKLREEFKGKTVVSLSSNCSAFMKENGLDVYDFPEFVLSKNLPLPKVNEKVTIHYPCHAHVVGIEGYIRKMAEKLGLTIMDSDDPYFECGAGGSQIFFNKQISSDVMSRKKEKVMKSGVNTVISTNPSCTLAFIKMGLKPIHLVDLL; encoded by the coding sequence ATGGGATTAGAGGAAGCTCTAAAATGTGTTCATTGTGGATTTTGTCTAGAGTCTTGCCCAACTTATGTTGTAACTAGATCAGAAATACACTCACCAAGAGGTAGGATAACTGCTGTAAAATTAGGAATAGACAGTGAAGGTCTTAAGACCTGCATGTTTTGTAGAAAATGTGAAATAGCCTGTCCAAGTGGGGTGAAGTACTCAGAGATATTCGTAAATTCAAGAAAGTCTAACCCATTGGAAAGATCTATGTTAAGATTACTTGAAAAACCCTCATCATTAGCCTTACCTCTGAAAATAGGAATGGGAGTGGAGACCAGCCTTCCTCTAGAGTACAGAGACCAGAATGAAGATTTAATAATATTTCCAGGATGTTTAACCTCAGTTATATCTAGAAGTAGTGTAGAGAAAGCAGTGAAATACTTCAAAGGTCTAGGGTACAACGTAAAAGTCATTAATACTTGCTGTGGTTTAGCTCACTCACATGTAGGTGAGAACAAGAGAGCCATGGATATTGTTCAAAAGCTAAGAGAGGAGTTTAAGGGAAAGACAGTTGTGTCTCTTTCCTCCAATTGCAGTGCTTTTATGAAAGAGAATGGGTTAGATGTGTATGACTTCCCTGAGTTTGTACTATCTAAAAATTTGCCATTACCTAAAGTTAATGAAAAAGTTACCATACATTATCCCTGTCATGCCCACGTTGTCGGTATTGAAGGTTATATAAGGAAGATGGCTGAGAAACTAGGTTTGACAATAATGGATTCTGACGATCCTTACTTCGAATGTGGTGCTGGAGGTTCACAAATATTCTTTAACAAACAGATATCCTCTGATGTAATGAGTAGAAAGAAGGAGAAAGTAATGAAGAGTGGGGTTAATACTGTGATTTCAACAAATCCGTCATGCACACTCGCCTTTATAAAAATGGGTTTAAAACCTATTCACCTAGTGGATTTACTTTAG
- the purT gene encoding formate-dependent phosphoribosylglycinamide formyltransferase — protein MEIGTPLFEGAKKLLWLGGGELGKEMVIEAQRMGVETVVIDRYDLAPAMHVAHRKYVVNMHDGGAIESIIRKERPDAVIAEIEAINTETLSKIEMDGIKVMPNARAVKICMDRIELRRFAAEKVKVPTTAYGFATSPEEVKKMCKDVGYPCIIKPQMSSSGHGHEVIYDESQVEEKFKEALTHARGKSKTVIVEEYVKIDRELTVLTYRYPLSSGGVATKTIYPVEHQRPQGVYHYIESWHPATVSQDVISKASEYATKVVNELGGFGIFGVEIMIAGNRVLFNEVAPRPHDTGLVTLVSSDISEFQVHVRSALGLPTPDVKVVTPAAAHVILASGEKWAPKYINVDKALEIPGVQVRLFGKPVTYNERRMGIVLATGNSVEEAKEKVRKASALILVS, from the coding sequence ATGGAGATAGGAACACCTCTTTTTGAAGGAGCTAAGAAATTGTTATGGTTAGGTGGAGGAGAACTAGGTAAGGAAATGGTAATAGAAGCTCAAAGAATGGGAGTAGAAACTGTCGTCATAGATAGATATGATTTAGCTCCAGCCATGCATGTTGCACATAGAAAGTATGTTGTGAACATGCATGATGGGGGTGCAATTGAGAGCATAATAAGAAAGGAGAGACCTGATGCAGTAATAGCTGAAATTGAGGCTATTAACACAGAGACACTGAGTAAGATAGAGATGGACGGAATAAAGGTTATGCCTAACGCGAGGGCAGTGAAAATCTGTATGGATAGAATTGAACTAAGGAGATTTGCAGCAGAGAAGGTCAAAGTTCCTACAACAGCCTATGGTTTTGCAACTTCACCGGAAGAAGTTAAGAAAATGTGCAAAGACGTAGGTTACCCATGTATCATTAAACCACAGATGAGTTCGAGTGGTCACGGTCACGAGGTTATATATGACGAAAGTCAAGTGGAGGAGAAGTTTAAGGAGGCTCTAACACATGCAAGGGGAAAAAGTAAGACAGTTATTGTAGAGGAATATGTGAAAATAGATAGAGAGCTTACAGTTTTAACTTACAGGTATCCTCTCAGTTCAGGGGGAGTAGCCACAAAGACCATCTACCCAGTAGAGCACCAGAGACCTCAGGGTGTATACCATTATATAGAGTCCTGGCATCCTGCGACTGTAAGCCAAGACGTTATATCAAAGGCTTCAGAGTATGCAACTAAGGTGGTTAATGAATTAGGAGGTTTTGGAATCTTTGGTGTTGAAATAATGATAGCAGGTAATAGGGTTCTGTTTAACGAGGTTGCACCAAGACCACATGATACAGGATTAGTAACATTAGTGAGTAGTGACATTAGCGAATTTCAGGTACATGTAAGAAGTGCATTAGGCTTACCTACGCCAGATGTTAAGGTTGTAACACCAGCTGCTGCCCACGTCATATTAGCTTCAGGAGAGAAATGGGCACCAAAATACATTAACGTCGATAAGGCTTTGGAAATTCCTGGCGTTCAGGTAAGATTATTCGGAAAACCTGTCACCTACAACGAAAGGAGAATGGGTATAGTACTGGCTACAGGAAACAGTGTTGAGGAGGCAAAGGAGAAAGTTAGAAAAGCCTCTGCTCTAATTCTAGTTTCATAA
- a CDS encoding FAD-binding oxidoreductase has protein sequence MIQDLKQIVGDKWVIKDEERRLYGFDGLTAVKGEPELVVLPGNEEEAIAVIRYLIQNRRKIIIRGSGTSLSGATVPVEGDEVVVSLSRLNKVYGIRGLEIEVGPGIANALVTKSCPPHLFYAPDPASYQVSSIGGNISHDSGGVHVVKYGPTFNSVVSVKVILANGNVEEIKPSPFLNPTSIFIGGEGGLGAVLRARLRLYPKPKSRKSVFATFNDVKDAGKAIIDIFKKGVIPSALEMMDRYSIIAIEKSRYRAGLPEVEAILLIELDGSEIQVKSEESRVRDVISENNGEIINPKEPEKFWSARRGAFPAMGVISPAYITLDCNVLRSNLPEVLAKIREISIKQNLYIANVFHAGDGNLHPLISYNPEDFDSFVKAVKASDEIEKLVIESGGVPSGEHGIGIEKVKYLDLYYDEKSLEVMKKIKTTFDTYGLFNPCKTLGGCKAYTKELKVLWEWD, from the coding sequence TTGATCCAAGACCTAAAACAAATAGTTGGGGACAAGTGGGTCATAAAGGATGAAGAGAGAAGACTCTATGGTTTTGATGGTCTAACAGCAGTAAAGGGAGAACCAGAATTAGTTGTACTACCCGGTAATGAAGAGGAGGCAATTGCTGTAATAAGATACTTGATACAGAATAGAAGAAAAATTATAATTAGAGGTTCTGGAACTAGTCTCAGCGGAGCTACGGTTCCTGTGGAAGGTGATGAGGTTGTGGTCTCCTTATCGAGGTTAAACAAGGTTTATGGAATCAGAGGACTGGAAATTGAGGTAGGACCTGGAATAGCTAATGCACTTGTAACTAAGAGTTGTCCTCCACACCTGTTTTACGCTCCTGATCCCGCAAGTTACCAGGTATCAAGTATTGGAGGTAACATATCTCACGACTCAGGAGGAGTCCATGTGGTGAAATATGGACCTACATTTAATAGCGTGGTTTCGGTAAAGGTTATTCTTGCAAACGGGAATGTGGAGGAGATCAAGCCCTCACCGTTTCTGAATCCAACTAGCATTTTTATCGGAGGAGAGGGTGGCTTAGGGGCTGTCTTAAGGGCTAGGCTCAGGTTATATCCCAAACCCAAATCCAGGAAGAGTGTATTTGCAACTTTTAATGACGTCAAAGACGCAGGAAAGGCGATTATTGATATCTTTAAGAAGGGAGTTATCCCCTCGGCACTCGAGATGATGGACAGATATTCCATAATTGCAATAGAAAAGAGTAGATATAGGGCAGGCTTACCTGAAGTTGAGGCGATATTGCTTATAGAACTAGATGGTTCAGAGATTCAAGTGAAGAGTGAAGAGAGTAGAGTCAGGGATGTAATAAGCGAAAATAACGGTGAGATAATTAATCCAAAGGAACCAGAAAAGTTCTGGAGTGCAAGAAGGGGAGCTTTTCCGGCTATGGGAGTTATCTCACCGGCATATATCACCTTAGACTGTAATGTGTTGAGAAGTAACTTACCTGAAGTTTTAGCGAAGATACGTGAAATATCTATAAAGCAGAACCTGTATATCGCAAATGTATTTCATGCTGGAGATGGGAATCTTCATCCACTTATCTCTTATAATCCTGAGGACTTCGATAGCTTCGTAAAGGCTGTAAAAGCCAGTGATGAAATAGAGAAATTAGTTATTGAAAGTGGTGGTGTTCCCTCAGGAGAGCACGGAATAGGAATTGAGAAAGTTAAATATCTTGACTTATATTATGATGAAAAATCATTAGAAGTGATGAAAAAAATTAAGACAACCTTCGACACATATGGGCTGTTTAATCCTTGTAAGACATTAGGTGGTTGTAAAGCTTACACAAAAGAGTTAAAGGTGTTGTGGGAATGGGATTAG
- a CDS encoding 2-oxoacid:ferredoxin oxidoreductase subunit beta translates to MAGHKFHWNDWCPGCGNFGILSAEQQAITELGITKNTVIVGGIGCSGKLSQYTRIPVSGVHTLHGRAIPFAVGIKLANPSLEVIVNGGDGDLLGIGAGHFVSVGRRNVDIVVILHNNGVYGLTKGQAAPTLFRGMKTKSLPRPNINDAINPVTLALASGYTFVARAYAYDVPHLKEIIKQAIKHKGLAFVDILQPCPTYNDINTKEWYDKRVYKMQDMDPVVKSESEMQEKLKKAIDKSYEWGERIPIGIFYKNELVPTYEERIKTSAPSYYDNYPAEQKIEYEKKLTTIIDPLLEERKVSEDN, encoded by the coding sequence GTGGCGGGTCATAAGTTCCATTGGAATGATTGGTGCCCAGGCTGTGGAAACTTCGGAATACTAAGTGCAGAGCAACAAGCGATAACAGAACTTGGGATAACAAAGAACACTGTGATAGTGGGAGGAATAGGTTGTTCAGGCAAACTCTCACAATATACAAGGATACCTGTTAGTGGAGTTCACACATTACACGGTAGAGCGATACCGTTTGCAGTAGGTATAAAGCTAGCTAATCCATCCCTTGAGGTTATTGTAAATGGAGGAGACGGTGACCTACTAGGAATTGGTGCTGGTCATTTCGTATCAGTTGGAAGGAGAAATGTGGACATTGTGGTAATCCTTCACAATAACGGAGTTTATGGTTTGACAAAAGGTCAAGCAGCTCCTACACTATTTAGGGGAATGAAGACCAAATCATTACCAAGACCAAATATAAATGACGCAATAAACCCAGTTACATTAGCCTTAGCCTCTGGTTACACTTTCGTTGCAAGAGCCTATGCCTACGATGTGCCACACCTAAAGGAGATTATAAAACAGGCTATAAAACACAAGGGATTAGCCTTCGTAGATATACTTCAACCATGTCCCACTTATAATGACATAAACACCAAGGAATGGTATGATAAAAGAGTGTATAAGATGCAAGATATGGACCCAGTAGTGAAATCAGAGAGTGAGATGCAGGAGAAGTTGAAGAAAGCTATAGATAAAAGCTATGAGTGGGGAGAGAGAATTCCAATTGGAATATTCTACAAGAATGAGTTAGTACCAACCTATGAGGAAAGAATAAAGACAAGTGCACCATCTTACTATGACAACTACCCTGCTGAGCAGAAAATTGAATATGAAAAGAAATTGACCACAATCATAGACCCACTATTGGAAGAGAGAAAGGTATCTGAGGACAATTAG
- a CDS encoding carbon-nitrogen hydrolase family protein has translation MKFGIVQVNKKGLALELTENALREGAEVVLLPEKWVKTLDELPLEDLRNLAKRYTAYIIPGAVEDGVSIISPIISYDGEVKGIAKKIHLFLEESKRLLPGTFTTMFNFRGIKIGVVICYDADFPEVIRSMFLKGVEIVLVPSKIPTDGIDLWREYLRTRVLENRIAIINSNAIFPPDFPGKSIVYVPKFQGRFVYPYVLGELDSSESYMVVDVNPLDFVNMRLERLKEYRNFEITELK, from the coding sequence TTGAAGTTTGGTATAGTTCAGGTAAATAAAAAAGGATTAGCATTAGAGTTAACAGAGAACGCGTTGAGAGAAGGAGCTGAAGTAGTGCTATTACCTGAAAAATGGGTAAAAACACTGGATGAGCTACCACTGGAAGACTTACGAAATTTAGCCAAGAGGTATACTGCATACATAATTCCAGGTGCTGTAGAGGACGGTGTGTCAATAATCTCGCCTATTATAAGTTATGACGGTGAAGTAAAAGGAATAGCGAAGAAGATCCATTTGTTTTTGGAGGAGAGTAAAAGACTCCTCCCAGGAACTTTCACCACAATGTTTAATTTTAGGGGGATCAAGATAGGTGTAGTAATTTGTTATGATGCTGACTTCCCAGAGGTAATACGAAGTATGTTCTTAAAGGGTGTGGAGATAGTTTTAGTTCCCTCAAAAATTCCCACAGACGGAATAGACTTGTGGAGGGAGTATTTAAGGACTAGAGTTCTAGAGAATAGAATTGCAATAATAAACTCAAACGCAATTTTTCCCCCAGATTTTCCAGGAAAAAGTATAGTTTATGTGCCTAAGTTTCAAGGTAGGTTTGTTTATCCTTATGTGCTCGGAGAACTAGACTCGAGCGAGAGTTACATGGTTGTTGATGTGAATCCGTTGGACTTTGTGAATATGAGATTAGAAAGACTAAAGGAATATAGAAATTTCGAAATTACCGAACTAAAATGA
- a CDS encoding 2-oxoacid:ferredoxin oxidoreductase subunit alpha has translation MRISWMIGGAQGTGIDTSANIFGKVVSTLGYYIYGNREYHSNIKGRHSYFTLTISDKKVRSIPEKADILVSFDAETVLQHFNEIKGYIIYNEGVKGTKVETVQSMESEAAERISKQLESENLPKTVEGALESAKRRGVKLIPVNYDEIAKKVAEEAKVQLSVVERVKNVIGIAVSTKLLGINEEHLAKVAGSTFKQELYRKLNVMAIKKAYELTESVYSLPKLEGAPERYLLDGNTAVAIGKLYGGLRFQSYYPITPASDESMYIEAHQEVLMEDPKTGDKKKGAVVVVQAEDELAAVNMAVGAALTGIRSSTATSGPGFSLMVEGIGWAGMNEVPVVITYYIRGGPSTGLPTRTSQADLLFSMFAGHGEFPKIVVASGTHDEAFKDAVLTLNLAERYQTPVIHLVEKTLANSYTTVPKQDLGVGQLYADRGKLILSPPEDYARFQFTEDGVSPRAPLGKALMYYTGDEHNEYGFISEDPVNRNIIYEKRMKKLELADKEIPEEERVKVYGNVNSENVVITWGAPTGVFIDILEETKLDFALLQLRMFSPFPSRFVSKFLQGRKKIIAAEGNYLAQAGKIVKMNTGIEATNYILKWNGRPFLRDEVEEALRNVIEKDVKKVMLSGGS, from the coding sequence ATGAGAATTAGTTGGATGATTGGAGGAGCTCAAGGAACAGGTATAGATACTTCTGCCAATATTTTTGGAAAAGTTGTCTCCACATTAGGGTACTACATATATGGTAACAGAGAATACCACTCAAACATAAAGGGAAGACATAGTTACTTCACCCTAACAATAAGCGACAAAAAGGTAAGAAGCATACCGGAGAAAGCGGATATACTAGTCTCATTTGATGCAGAGACTGTATTACAACATTTCAATGAGATTAAAGGTTACATAATTTACAATGAGGGAGTAAAAGGAACAAAAGTTGAAACCGTGCAATCAATGGAATCTGAAGCTGCGGAAAGGATATCAAAACAACTGGAAAGTGAGAATTTACCTAAGACTGTTGAAGGAGCTCTAGAGTCAGCAAAAAGAAGAGGAGTCAAGCTTATTCCTGTAAACTATGACGAAATTGCAAAGAAAGTAGCTGAAGAAGCTAAGGTACAACTTTCAGTTGTGGAAAGGGTAAAGAACGTAATTGGAATAGCAGTTTCCACAAAGTTATTGGGAATAAATGAGGAACACTTAGCAAAGGTTGCAGGGTCTACATTTAAGCAAGAATTGTACAGAAAGCTTAACGTTATGGCAATAAAGAAAGCTTATGAGCTTACAGAAAGCGTCTACTCACTACCGAAACTTGAAGGTGCACCGGAAAGGTATCTATTAGATGGAAACACTGCAGTAGCAATAGGAAAATTATATGGTGGACTTAGGTTCCAATCATATTACCCCATTACCCCTGCATCAGACGAAAGCATGTACATTGAAGCTCATCAGGAAGTGTTAATGGAAGATCCAAAGACAGGGGATAAAAAGAAAGGTGCAGTTGTAGTAGTTCAAGCTGAAGATGAATTAGCTGCTGTTAACATGGCTGTGGGTGCAGCTTTAACAGGAATAAGATCCTCTACTGCAACTTCTGGTCCAGGATTTTCGCTAATGGTGGAAGGAATAGGCTGGGCTGGAATGAACGAGGTTCCTGTAGTTATAACATATTACATTAGAGGTGGTCCCTCTACAGGATTACCAACAAGAACTTCACAAGCCGATTTACTTTTCTCGATGTTCGCTGGACACGGAGAATTCCCCAAGATAGTTGTCGCCTCAGGAACACATGACGAAGCATTTAAAGATGCAGTACTTACGTTGAACTTAGCAGAGAGATATCAGACACCGGTTATTCACCTGGTAGAGAAGACGCTTGCAAACTCTTACACTACTGTACCAAAGCAGGATTTAGGAGTGGGTCAGCTTTACGCTGATAGAGGCAAACTCATATTGAGCCCACCAGAGGATTACGCCAGATTCCAGTTTACTGAAGATGGTGTATCACCAAGAGCACCTCTAGGCAAGGCTTTAATGTATTATACAGGAGACGAGCATAATGAATATGGTTTTATTAGCGAAGACCCAGTTAACAGAAACATAATTTACGAGAAGAGAATGAAAAAGTTAGAGCTTGCTGATAAGGAAATACCAGAGGAGGAAAGAGTAAAGGTGTACGGAAATGTGAACTCAGAGAATGTGGTAATAACTTGGGGCGCGCCTACAGGAGTATTCATAGATATTTTAGAGGAGACAAAATTAGATTTTGCCTTACTTCAGCTTAGAATGTTCTCACCCTTCCCGTCGAGGTTTGTCAGTAAATTCTTACAGGGAAGGAAGAAGATTATTGCAGCTGAAGGTAACTATTTAGCACAGGCAGGAAAGATAGTTAAGATGAACACAGGTATAGAGGCAACAAACTACATACTTAAATGGAATGGAAGACCATTCCTAAGAGATGAAGTAGAAGAAGCTTTAAGGAATGTAATCGAAAAAGATGTGAAAAAGGTGATGTTAAGTGGCGGGTCATAA
- a CDS encoding acetoin utilization protein AcuC codes for MNVAFLWDYDYLKYSFPGNHPFKALRETMAKKILEERGAFHYMDVIKPDLISEEDLLKVHSRDYIQLVKKKSEEGTGYLDDGDTPAFKGMYEGALSRTSGTVTTIKLLDKYDVVFNIGGGFHHAKYSSASGFCVFNDVALAIKIAQEKYNRIALIDIDGHHGDGTQYMLFDDPNSLKISLHMYHRGFFPGTGNYDEIGRGRGEGLVLNVPLPPGTGDKEYLKAFTETVIPKVESYKPDLIIILNGGDSHFTDPLVELKLTNKGYVDVISLLKDLAQRFKSKIVMTGGGGYSYEATAKIWVLSIATLAELGLSDYEDLEDPSYTVSSDFVVKKVNEVVEKIKGIHGL; via the coding sequence ATGAATGTTGCATTTCTATGGGATTATGATTATTTAAAGTATTCATTTCCAGGAAATCATCCTTTTAAGGCTTTAAGGGAAACTATGGCAAAGAAGATCTTAGAGGAGAGAGGAGCATTCCATTACATGGATGTAATAAAACCTGATTTAATAAGTGAGGAGGACTTACTTAAGGTTCACTCAAGAGATTATATCCAGCTGGTGAAAAAGAAGAGTGAGGAGGGAACAGGATATTTAGACGATGGGGATACCCCTGCATTTAAAGGAATGTATGAGGGTGCACTATCTAGAACGAGCGGGACTGTAACTACTATAAAACTCTTGGACAAGTATGATGTTGTGTTCAATATAGGAGGAGGCTTTCATCACGCAAAGTACTCCTCTGCCTCAGGCTTTTGTGTATTCAATGATGTCGCATTAGCTATCAAGATAGCTCAGGAGAAATATAATAGAATTGCACTAATCGATATTGACGGTCATCACGGTGATGGAACCCAGTATATGCTATTTGATGACCCGAACTCACTTAAGATCTCTCTTCATATGTATCACAGGGGCTTCTTCCCAGGAACTGGTAACTATGACGAAATAGGAAGGGGAAGAGGTGAGGGTTTAGTATTGAATGTTCCTTTACCACCAGGTACTGGGGATAAGGAATACCTTAAGGCTTTCACAGAAACAGTTATACCTAAGGTGGAGTCGTATAAACCTGATTTAATCATAATATTAAATGGAGGCGATTCTCATTTCACTGACCCATTGGTGGAACTTAAGTTAACCAACAAAGGATATGTTGACGTAATTTCTTTATTAAAAGATCTCGCACAGAGATTTAAGAGCAAGATTGTGATGACAGGCGGTGGTGGGTACAGCTATGAAGCCACAGCTAAAATTTGGGTACTGTCAATAGCGACATTAGCAGAGTTAGGTTTAAGTGATTATGAGGACTTAGAAGACCCCTCATACACTGTATCGTCTGATTTTGTAGTAAAGAAAGTGAATGAGGTTGTGGAAAAAATAAAGGGTATACACGGTTTATGA